Below is a genomic region from Sorghum bicolor cultivar BTx623 chromosome 9, Sorghum_bicolor_NCBIv3, whole genome shotgun sequence.
TTGATGTTTATAGTTCAACCTAATCTCTAATTTCATTGGATGCATCCAGCCCCATTGTATGTTCGTATACTCAAGTACTCTGTTGCTGTGTTCCCAAACTTGTGGCTAAATTTTGGGCTTTATACAATGGAAACTTCCAATGTGCACATCCATGACACCATGAATGACTTGTTTGGAGTACTTGTTTTTCCTTCAAAAAATAGGTCCTTAACTAGCCCAgccttgtttttcttttcttggtgTCAGTGGCAGGCGTCACCCAGCCCTGTTCAAATGCCATTTGGGGGACAATAGGATGGTGGCATGACCCAGAACATTCTAGTCAACTAGTCCTTGGCAGTTCCTTTCTGTTAATGTGAATGGATATCTTTTCTTAGAGTCGTGTGTCTTTGGCTATAGTGCATTTACATTTTCAAACAAACAAATGTTTTCAATTTCAGGCCTTCTCATTGGATTTTAACTTACGGTCACACCTGAAAACACATGCATTGGAGAATTATCACATATGCCCTTTCCCAGCATGTGGCAAAAGATTTACAAGTGACTTCAAACTAGCAGCACATGTCAAGTCACATGaaaaggtacgctgctattgtGATTAAACTTCTGTAATCATCATTCAAGACGTACTTACCCTTGTGGTTGATTGTTCGCTTCAATATTGTTGTTCTTTTATATGATGACTAAATTACATCCTCATTCCTAGGTCTGCGTGTTAAATATGTAAAAAAATGATAGAAGATTCTCTTAACTAAATATTTTGTAGACTGTAGTGCTGGCATGCCAGACTGTATTGCAGTACGCCTCTGTGCAGCTGTTCAGTTTGCCCTCGTATTGTATGTTGCGCTAATCACATAGTTCTTTTCTGTCAGCCTATTTGAGCCCCCTTGTTGATACAAAATTCGTTTATGTGCGTCTGTTTTTTATATCACGTGTCACTGCATTGGAAAGTTCCATAATGTTACATTATAAATATATTGCACTTGTCAATACAAACTCTGTATAATTTTTCCCTTGTGTAATTTATTCTGTCTATTGAGCCATGGTGCAGATTGGAACTCCTATTGCAGTGCAACATGCACCAGCGCCAGCAGCAGAAAAACCGCGCGTCGCCCCAAAGCCTTCAACTCCAGCAACCACAAGCTATACTGATCGCCCATATGTCTGCCCCTACGAAGGTTGCGACAAAGCATACATCCACGGTTACAAATTGAACCTTCATCTAAAAACTCAGCACCCTGAACACGGCCAAGAGGAAAATGGTAAGGTCGGTGCTTCTGCTGGTCATCATGCTGCGAATGAACAGACCTACCAGTATAACTATGCTGAGGTTGGTGAGATTGCACCAAACCCCAAAAGGAGCAAGCATAAGGTCCACTCATCCAAAGCCTACAATGCCAAGGTCTCGAGAGCGATGCCTTCTGACATCGGTGGTGTCAGGAACCAGTGGCCAGGTAAAGCTACGTACCAAGATGATAGTGAAGAGACCGAAGAAGATGGGGGCCACAACATTGAAGATGGCTGGAGATATGgcaacaatgatgatgatgaggaaacACCAGATGAAGATTGATCTTTATTTAGGTTTGGACAtgtagatagatgatgtggtcTGTTACCCTTTAGTTTCTGCAAACTCTGAATCAATGCAGTCATGGGGAAGTTCAAGCTTTAACCTTAGGTAGTAGTTCATTTAGATAGTGCATCGATATATTCTACTCAGTTATCTGCTCCTAAATGTTCACTCCCCTATGTTCCAGAGTGACTAATTGCCACATCTATGTGAGAGTTTGAATATGTTTTCGTTGGAATAAATTTTCATTTGAATGTTACTCACTTCATTATTTTTGTTAGATGAACTAGGTAGTTGCAAAACCCACCCATGCAGACAGCAGTGTAGCCATAAACACGTTTTATTTACTACGCTCtacttattttttttttctagcaaATCACTTAGATTGTCAAATCACTTAGATTGTCAAACTGTTTAGCCT
It encodes:
- the LOC8068649 gene encoding zinc finger transcription factor YY1, yielding MEYPAAAAGSGGHKYYYPPQHSQPQALRRPPRPAARWVKQWIPQDLASSGGKCSLFKWVREDRYRNSKENPRVLDVEAPKPEPTTEILFLCSYDNCGKTFVDVSALRKHAHVHNEKQYICNEPNCGKKFVDSSKLKRHYLTHTGQKDFVCPHPGCGKAFSLDFNLRSHLKTHALENYHICPFPACGKRFTSDFKLAAHVKSHEKIGTPIAVQHAPAPAAEKPRVAPKPSTPATTSYTDRPYVCPYEGCDKAYIHGYKLNLHLKTQHPEHGQEENGKVGASAGHHAANEQTYQYNYAEVGEIAPNPKRSKHKVHSSKAYNAKVSRAMPSDIGGVRNQWPGKATYQDDSEETEEDGGHNIEDGWRYGNNDDDEETPDED